The genomic DNA TGACCAGTGGTCCCGGTACCACTCAATATTGAGCTCAGGTAAGTCCCTTCCCGTTTCCAGTGCAACGTCTGCCTTTCTCATTTTGTCAAACCAGCTTACTCGTTGAGTTTCACCGGTTTCCTGTCTTACGTGGGACTGTTCCATTGCCCTGTTGTTACTAGGTGATTTGTTCAATACTATATATTGGGGTTCCAACCCAGCCGATTCCTTGTCCTCACTCCTGTCCTCTAGTACTCGACTAGTACGAGCCGTCACAAAGATCGTGGCCCCACTTTGGTCAAACTCTAAACCCAAGCCCGTATCCCTTCCAGTGGGCGTTTTGGGAGATTTGAGGGCACACGGCTCACTTTGTGCTGCATCAGGAGAAGCTGAGCCTCCAAGCGCTGTGTGAGTTGCTTCTTGAGTGTCCTTGGGTGAGTCTTCCCTTTCGCTTTCAGGGGCATCTGCTTCTTTGCAggcatccgctcctttgcgGGCTTCCATTGTTGGATGGGTATTGGCTTCCCGGGTATTTGTACTTGCTTTGGGTTTGATAGGTGGTGTCCAATTGGTGAGTGCTTGATACACCGCGGGGGATACTTTCACCCCGCCCGCTTTCACCCAGGCTACTCCCTTGCGCCTACCAGCTCCTTGTAATACAAGAGCTTCTTTGTTTAGGTTGTCTGCTGGGACCAACCTGAAGGTGATCAGCCTTCTTTCCCTGTTAACATTTTGCTCACCCTTTTCAGCTTCTACCTTGGACTCCTCAATAGCCTTTGTCTTTTGGATTCAACGCTTCAGAGCCGCCGGCGCTTGTCCGGGGTTGTACGTGCGTCGGCTCCTCATGACTTGGTTGAGCATGCTAACTGTTGTAGGGTTTCCTTTTGCAAAgtgtttttgttttgttcaGTCTGTTGTGAGTACAACGGCGGCCAACCCGGGTACTTGTAGACTGGTAAAAATTTTAGAATTCACCAAGCGGTGTTTTCAGGTATGTCAAAAAATGTAAAACTCCGTAAATCAAATGTAGATAAACTTATCGCAATCTTAATGACAAGACTCGTTGACAAGATCACAAACACTCGATTGATGTAAGAGAAAAAACAGTACATGAAAATTTTGGGTATGCGGGCCTTAAAAGGTGCCGCGGTACTATACAGGACTTAGTAAGGGAAATGATACATCCAGTAACACTAAATGAGAACAATGAGTAAAGAGTGATACCATTTTGTTACAAGGGGGCTCGGATTAGTACaggggtcggattttgccagtaATCTGGACCCGGGTGTCGGATTGTTGGGGTTGGATAGTCCGTACCTTGGGGGTATACGGTGGTACACGCAATGTCGTGATTAAAAAAAATTATAGAGCTACATGTAAGGTTTTTGAGACACCTGGCTATCACATACCGGGTTCTCAGAGTTGTAAGCTTAGTTGCAAAACGTCAAGAGACATTTTGCGTaaaaacaatcaaaggggggacAGCGCTAGTAGCAGCAGGTAGGTGACCGCATGCATAAactgatcacatgaccttgatacGGCTGATTTCgtgtgcgtaccaagtacgcatggtgATGACTTTAATTGCCGTGAGGTAGAGCTTACTCAACCGTGTGAACTAGTCATGTGGTTCTCACGCAGCTTGTTTTGTGTGCGTACTGCGTACGCATTCCGGCTGTTTGATAAAATGAAAACTAATATGATGGTGTTAATccagtcatgtgacctgtgTGAGTCTTATCTTCTGTGCGTACTGCGTATGCATAGCAGCAGGTAGGTGATTGCATGCATAaactggtcacatgaccttgatacGGCTGATTTTgtgtgcgtaccaagtacgcatggtgATGACTTTAATTGCCGTGTGGTAGAGCTTACTCAACCGTGTGaactagtcatgtgattctCACGCAGCTTGTTTTGTGTGCGTACTGCGTACGCATTCCGGCTGTTTGATAAAATGAAAACTAATATGATGGTGTTAATccagtcatgtgacctgtgTGAGTCTTATCTTCTGTGCGTACTGCATACGCATAGCAGCAGGTAGGTGACTGCATGCACAaactggtcacatgaccttgatatGGCTGATTTTgtgtgcgtaccaagtacgcatggtgATGACTTTAATTGCCGTGAGGTAGAGCTTACTCAACCGTGTGAACTAGTCGTGTGATTCTCACGCAGCTTGTTTTGTGTGCATACCGTGTATGCACTGCGACTGTTTAATGACAATCAAAGCCCATGCATAAAGGCGGATGATCCGCCGCGGATTAGTCTGTGGCCTGTATGTGTCTGGTCTTCCATGCGTACTGCGTACGCATAGCAGCAGGTAGGTGACCGCATGCACAaactggtcacatgaccttgatatAGCTGATTTTgtgtgcgtaccaagtacgcatagTGATCACTGTAACCATTGTATGGTAGAGCTTGCTCAACTGTGTGaactagtcatgtgatcttaaTGCAGTATGTTTTGTGTGCGTACTGCGTATGCACTGTGGCTGTTTGGTAAAATTGGAGCTTAAATGTTACTGGTAAcctagtcatgtgacctgtaTATGTCTTATCCTCTGTGCATACTGCATACCCATAGTGGACTGCATGAGTAccctggtcacatgaccttgatacAGTTGGTTTCTTGTGCATACATGGTATGCACAGTGATTGCTATGGCTGTAGTATCTTACAAACTTAACTGGCTCTGTAAATTAGTCATATATTGTTAATGCAGCTGAATTTGTGTGTGTACTGGGTATGCATTGCCCTCTGCATGCTGTTATATCAAAGAATAACTGTGCTTGTGCTgtatgcatacttggtatatatacaacagtTTAAGACAGTATTTTTTTTGCAAGTTGAACTGGACCTGGGCAGACCTGCTTGCTGTTATTAACCTGAGCTGCATGCATTTTGATTCGGATCTTCCACGTATGTCAAGCCAGCGGACGATCTCCTTGGAGACGATATTATACCTTTTTTCGGCGGATAGGCGCCTTAGCTTGACCATGCTGGTCTCAAAGCTTCAAGGCAGAGACTCAAAGTCTACTGACGGCAACAAGGCCAACGAATCAAAGCGAATCACCGAGGACGTTTGGGGCCttgaagacgaggaggacgTACTCTCAGTAGCCGTACAAGTCGTCCCAGCTCCTTGCCGCGGCAACCGGCAGCAGACCGTCTCCTACCCCGAGCCAGATGAGGCGCCAAACCTATTCGAGGGCGTCAAGTTACCCGTGCAGGAAGCTTGGGTACGATATGCATCCAAAGAATACGATCCCGAACAACGCAAAACCGGCCCTACACTCGAACAGCGACTCTCGACCCTGCTCCACCAATTTCCCCCCCAAATCATTGCGAAAGCACCAAATATGAAGGGGAGAGATTGTTCCTGGTGCTCTCTCTCACCTTATGACGCCAGCTTTGAGACCTTCCGCAATGCTTCCATGCTGGACACGATTTTCTCTTCTTGGGTCGATTGCGGGTATAACAAAGACCAATGGCGGACAACAATCAACGCCTATCTGCCCACTTTGAAGGAGCACGACTCGCTTATTGGGAAGAGGTCCAACAGCCTTCAAGGACTGCACTGCTTGGAGGTTTGGAGGGACGAGTGGCCCACGCTACTGAACGAGTTCAACGCCAAGGCCAGAGCAGAGATCATCAAGCAGGCTAGAAATTGGATTCATCTCAAATGGAGATGGGCCCCTTGGTTCAGCTCGAACAAGCTTTGGAAAAGCGGGCTGGTAGGCGCAAAAAAGCTCAAGGGTGATCAGGAGGGAGGCCCGTGGATCGTATTCAATCCTAAGTTCCGGAAGGCCTCGCGTAGATAGTAGACATTGTATATCTTTTGAATCTCCTTTTTCTATTATATCGAGTCAATAACAACTACAAACTACTTCAAACAACGCTTGGAGATTAATTTATTGATGAGAAAGGAGCATACACCTCCGCTTTGCTAGGTAGAGAAGGGAAGAGAGGAGAAGCAAAGAGCCGTATCGGCTAGTCCACTGTGGGAAGTCACGGTACTTCATCAAAGTGTCAGGGTGACGCTGCGTTTCAGCTTAAAACCCACTTCTGAGAAGCGCTGATGTTGCTTCGCTGAAGTGCTAAACTGTGGGGGCCCAAAATTCCACCCTATTAGCCACTTATGGGCCATGAAGTGCCAAATGTTGGAATACGCGCTATTTACGCGCCTCCCAAGTACTAATTTGGCTCCGCCTAAGTGTAAAGTACCAATCGTTTACACTTTGATAGTACAAGTATTGCGCTTCGTAGCAGTGCAATTTGCATTTCAGTGCCGTAATTTTGGCACTCCAAAATTGTCAACGTAGTACTTCGCGTGAGTCCCAGTCGTGCTTTATGAAGTGTCGATTTTCTCTAGGGTTCCCAGTGCTCTATCCATGTTTTTACCACGCTCTGAATGAATATATATAATCGTGTATTTGACGTATATCACTAAACACATCCAGGTGTGGCTCGGGTTGCGACGATGGACAATGGAAAGGTACATTATAGAGGTGGTTAGGATGGAGTAGGGGGTAGTGGGGAGGTGGGATGCGTTGTTTGGTAGATAGAGAAGAATAGAGAAGAAATTACGATGGGAATTATATTGGATAATAAGCGTTATACTTCTCTTCGATGTTCCATCTGCGAGGCACGCCGTTTGGTCACTGTGGGAAATACAATAGTTAATATAAGAATATCATGGATTCCATTGAACTTACGAGAGTCTTCGTCAGAATCAAAGGTTGCGTCTTTGTCTATGGTGAATGCATGTGTTAATTAGTCTGTCCAATCAATAGGCAGATGCGCATTTACTCACCTTTTTGCCCTTGCTCTTTGTAACCGTTGCAACTGGGTGGctctcctcctcctcctcataCTCCAGTTCTTCCCCTGCATCGGATGATGCCTGCGGGGGGTTAGACCGGGATGCCGATACGTCGCTGAGCTCTGAATCCGACTCAAGCGTGGTTTCAGCCACCCCTACTTGGCCACGGTTTGGCCGAGAGCTCGTTGCCTTTGGCTGGCGCACTTGCTGTGGGTTGGGCACCACTTTTGGCTTGGGCGCTGCCTTTGGTTTAGGTGCAGGTGCAGCGGCGTCGGCCGGCTTTCCGGACTTGGATCTCTTGGACGGTTTGAGTACCagttcgggttcgggtttGGGTTCGGGTTTGGATACGGGATCTAGCTCTGGTTGCTGGATCTCCCTGCCCCTGCTCTTTCCTGCCACCCGCTTGACTGGCTTGGACGTTGTCTTCGGCTTGGTTGCGGTCACGGACTCGAGCTCAGACTCGGGCTCTGGCTCTGGCTGGCTTGGAGCCTTAGCCCTTGTCGCATGAGTCTTTGATACCGCAGGCACCCTCTTCGTGTGCTTTTTGGATGGCTTGGGCTGTGGCTCAGGCGAGGGAGACGGAGACGGCGCAGGAGTGGGTGCAGGAGTGGATGCTGGCACAGGACCGGGCAACGGCCCGGACTCTTGTTCCGTTGGTGGCGCTTCCAAGGCACGATCTTGTGGTGGCGGCCTCATGCGAGGCCGGGGCCGCTGCACTGGAGCTTGGTTGGGCTCGC from Rhizoctonia solani chromosome 16, complete sequence includes the following:
- a CDS encoding E3 ubiquitin-protein ligase SNT2 codes for the protein MLVSKLQGRDSKSTDGNKANESKRITEDVWGLEDEEDVLSVAVQVVPAPCRGNRQQTVSYPEPDEAPNLFEGVKLPVQEAWVRYASKEYDPEQRKTGPTLEQRLSTLLHQFPPQIIAKAPNMKGRDCSWCSLSPYDASFETFRNASMLDTIFSSWVDCGYNKDQWRTTINAYLPTLKEHDSLIGKRSNSLQGLHCLEVWRDEWPTLLNEFNAKARAEIIKQARNWIHLKWRWAPWFSSNKLWKSGLVGAKKLKGDQEGGPWIVFNPKFRKASRR